One stretch of Euphorbia lathyris chromosome 7, ddEupLath1.1, whole genome shotgun sequence DNA includes these proteins:
- the LOC136201373 gene encoding putative F-box protein At3g23260: MRIFVSKSVCKTWNDIVSHPEFAKLHFNQGEIYPLIRIYGSKMVHLMQPNNGEVEIEARFEVPNLFDIVTCNGLLCLSGVSDKELPIVCNPITGEFINLPDDKKINSSSDVLCYGFGFSPTTNQYKIIRMSERGTPGGNMAEVNILGTNTWKNIGFFTLSLPMSSPIYLYGFLYWRSYLGSLSLLTFDVEKEHFESVSLPTLNQPYQYDNVGVLGGELCICEVLDSGAIHVWTMKDNGTKKAWSKVFSLNHIYYDPIQHYGSLQPIKYLNDGALLMFNSCEDTLVYIEPKQNRLRSLRFCPFKVEAIAYIPTFVSLKHALSGHDVKVLNMRSRGAKLKLPKEDNS, encoded by the exons ATGAGAATTTTTGTATCAAAATCTGTTTGCAAAACTTGGAATGATATAGTTTCCCATCCTGAATTTGCAAAGCTCCATTTTAATCAAGGTGAGATTTATCCTCTGATTCGAATATACGGGTCGAAAATGGTTCATCTTATGCAGCCAAATAATGGTGAGGTTGAAATTGAAGCCAGATTTGAAGTCCCAAACTTATTTGATATAGTTACATGCAACGGCTTGCTTTGCTTGTCTGGTGTATCTGATAAAGAGCTTCCTATTGTTTGCAATCCTATTACGGGTGAGTTTATTAACCTACCAGACGATAAGAAGATTAACTCTAGCTCGGATGTTTTATGTTATGGTTTTGGTTTTAGTCCTACGACTAACCAATATAAGATTATAAGAATGTCCGAGCGAGGCACTCCTGGTGGCAATATGGCTGAAGTAAATATTTTGGGCACAAATACATGGAAAAACATTGGTTTTTTCACCCTGTCATTGCCAATGTCATCTCCTATTTATTTGTATGGTTTTCTTTATTGGCGTTCTTATTTGGGGTCATTATCTTTACTTACTTTTGACGTTGAGAAGGAACATTTTGAGTCAGTTTCATTACCCACACTGAATCAACCATATCAATATGACAATGTGGGAGTATTAGGGGGAGAACTCTGTATATGTGAAGTTCTTGATTCTGGTGCTATTCATGTTTGGACAATGAAAGATAATGGTACCAAAAAAGCATGGTCGAAAGTTTTTTCCCTTAATCACATATATTATGATCCAATACAACATTATGGCTCATTACAACCCATCAAGTACTTGAATGATGGGGCATTGCTAATGTTTAACTCTTGTGAAGATACTTTAGTTTACATTGAACCAAAACAAAATCGATTGAGATCTTTGAGGTTCTGCCCATTTAAAGTCGAAGCAATTGCTTATATTCCAACCTTTGTTTCACTCAAACATGCTTTATCAGGACATGATGTGAAGGTGCTTAACATGAGGTCAAG GGGCGCCAAGTTGAAATTGCCCAAAGAGGACAATAGTTGA